One window of Nicotiana tomentosiformis chromosome 11, ASM39032v3, whole genome shotgun sequence genomic DNA carries:
- the LOC104089375 gene encoding DEAD-box ATP-dependent RNA helicase 1 isoform X2: MSITSLFPVQLAVWQETIGPGSFERDLCINSPTGSGKTLAYALPIVQMLSTRAVKCLRALVVLPTRDLALQVKEVFSALAPAVGLSVGLAVGQSSISDEISELIKKPNVEYGICYDPEEFSYELQSAVDILVATPGRLMDHISNTDGFTLKHLCYLVVDETDRLLREAYQSWLPTVIQLTSFSIDGNFPSADDLLPCSYGSLKTIRRVGTERGFKGKAYPRLAKMVLSATLTQDPSKLAQLDLHHPLLLTTGERRYQLPEELKSFKVICQSKLKPLYLVSLLQSLQGEKSIVFTSSVESTHRLCTLLKFFDNLQIEFKEYSRLQRQSVRSKTLSAFRAGQVQVLISSDAMTRGMDVEGVRNVVNYDMPAYIKTFIHRAGRTARAGQSGCCFTLLRKDEVKRFKKLLQKADCDSCPTYSVSSEVIESFNSVYTSALEKLRENVESEKFQKSKIRLKSSNVRKK; this comes from the exons ATGAGCATCACTTCACTCTTTCCTGTGCAACTTGCTGTCTGGCAAGAGACAATTGGACCTGGCTCATTTGAACGAGACCTTTGTATAAATTCACCTACTGGGAGCGGAAAAACTCTTGCTTATGCGTTACCAATTGTTCAGATGTTGTCTACACGTGCTGTAAAATGTCTTCGTGCACTAGTGGTCTTGCCTACCAGAGACCTCGCTTTGCAG GTCAAAGAGGTTTTCTCTGCTCTTGCACCTGCAGTAGGTTTGTCCGTCGGCTTGGCAGTTGGTCAGTCATCAATTTCGGATGAAATTTCTGAGCTCATCAAGAAACCTAATGTTGAGTATGGCATATGTTATGATCCTGAAGAATTCTCATACGAGTTACAAAGTGCAGTAGACATATTAGTGGCAACACCTGGAAGACTGATGGACCACATCAGTAACACTGATGGTTTTACCCTTAAGCATCTATGCTATCTT GTTGTTGATGAAACAGATAGGTTATTAAGGGAAGCTTATCAGTCCTGGCTGCCTACTGTCATTCAGCTGACCAGCTTTTCTATTGATGGGAACTTCCCTTCTGCTGATGATCTTCTTCCTTGCAGTTATGGTTCATTGAAGACAATAAGGAGAGT GGGCACAGAAAGAGGGTTCAAGGGCAAAGCCTATCCAAGGCTTGCAAAGATGGTTTTATCAGCCACACTAACACAAGACCCAAGTAAACTTGCTCAGCTTGATTTACATCATCCTCTTCTTTTGACGACTGGAGAAAGACGTTACCAGCTGCCTGAAGAACTCAAATCATTTAAAGTG ATATGTCAATCGAAGCTTAAGCCACTTTATCTAGTTTCCCTTCTTCAAAGTCTGCAAGGGGAGAAATCAATTGTTTTCACATCATCTGTGGAGTCCACTCATAGATTATGCACCTTGCTTAAGTTTTTCGACAATTTGCAAATTGAGTTCAAGGAGTATTCTCGTCTTCAACGTCAATCTGTAAGAAG CAAGACGTTGAGCGCCTTCAGGGCAGGACAAGTGCAAGTGCTTATTTCCTCTGATGCTATGACTCGTGGAATGGATGTTGAAGGAGTTAGAAATGTCGTTAACTATGACATGCCTGCGTATATAAAAACATTTATTCATCGGGCGGGTCGAACTGCAAGAGCAGGCCAAAGTGGGTGTTGCTTTACTTTATTACGCAAAGACGAG GTTAAGCGGTTCAAGAAGCTGTTACAAAAAGCTGACTGTGACTCTTGCCCCACCTATTCTGTTTCTTCTGAAGTTATAGAGTCATTCAACTCTGTGTATACCTCAG CTTTGGAGAAACTTAGAGAGAATGTTGAATCGGAAAAGTTTCAGAAGAGCAAGATTAGATTGAAGTCTTCAAATGTCAGAAAGAAGTGA
- the LOC104089378 gene encoding probable serine/threonine-protein kinase PBL18: MTDVQIRDEEEKRGGFEMIRKKLEEWDFSPYYFQIFNKEESPNWRHPMFIDSIANGMLAFFYERCNYYQSFKFSIEPMIVGEVKLCTYSELQNITDFKPESLIQKTLSGRLFCGTIGEGSEKRPAIVKTWDFLLPLGDEHTQRLHKFCDEIELFTDERVNTHPNLSKLYRYCYETRLAAVYDEKFTRVLSDVLLADDFGWDDRIKVATQLADLLAWLHEKSVAVGSVTASCIMIDEEVNIKVFDFGHFSNHVSEDCKIPVKARVGREAPEVVAGERTMKSDVYIFGLLLLELISKKKFNFRENPVIVKNSVLKEASLSEKYLVNECFKEVDHPTAFDITRLVFLCMNLEPEERPMMKDVLDALRALSTGVRGEKRKRNENEAE; encoded by the exons ATGACAGACGTTCAGATTAGAGACGAGGAGGAGAAGCGTGGGGGGTTTGAGATGATCCGAAAGAAGTTGGAGGAATGGGACTTTTCACCTTATTACTTTCAAATTTTTAACAAGGAGGAATCTCCCAATTGGCGCCACCCTATGTTCATCGACAGCATCGCTAACGGAATGCTAGCCTTTTTCTATGAAAGATGCAACTATTACCAAAG CTTCAAGTTCTCAATTGAGCCAATGATAGTTGGTGAGGTGAAGCTTTGCACCTACTCCGAGTTGCAAAACATTACTGATTTCAAGCCTGAGAGCTTGATTCAGAAGACTCTTTCAGGAAGATTGTTTTGTGGCACCATTGGTGAAGGATCTGAAAAGCGACCGGCGATTGTAAAGACATGGGATTTTCTCCTTCCTTTGGGAGACGAGCATACTCAACGTCTACATAAATTTTGT GACGAGATCGAGTTATTCACAGATGAAAGAGTAAATACGCATCCAAATTTGTCGAAGTTGTATAGGTACTGTTATGAGACGAGGCTTGCAGCTGTCTATGATGAAAAATTCACCAGAGTCTTGTCTGATGTGCTTCTGGCTG ATGACTTTGGGTGGGATGACCGGATAAAAGTGGCAACTCAACTTGCAGATCTCTTGGCATGGTTGCATGAAAAGAGTGTTGCAGTTGGCAGTGTTACTGCTTCATGCATTATGATAGATGAG gaagtaaatataaaagtatttGACTTTGGTCACTTTTCAAATCATGTGAGCGAAGATTGTAAAATTCCTGTTAAAGCTCGTGTTGGCAGGGAAGCTCCAGAGGTTGTAGCAG GTGAGCGGACGATGAAGTCTGATGTTTATATATTTGGTCTTCTACTTCTGGagctaataagcaaaaagaaaTTTAATTTTCGCGAGAATCCTGTGATTGTGAAAAATTCAGTTTTAAAGGAGGCTTCACTTAGTGAAAAATATTTGGTTAATGAATGCTTCAAAGAAGTTGATCATCCAACTGCATTTGATATCACACGTCTGGTATTCCTCTGCATGAATCTGGAACCAGAAGAAAGGCCAATGATGAAGGATGTTTTAGATGCTTTGAGAGCACTGAGTACAGGAGTGAGGGGGGAGAAACGAAAAAGAAATGAAAACGAGGCAGAATAG
- the LOC104089375 gene encoding DEAD-box ATP-dependent RNA helicase 1 isoform X1: protein MEEEKELKKEKKNIPVLPWMRNPIDITTFDQCSLDFVPFLDPRLVVALKNMSITSLFPVQLAVWQETIGPGSFERDLCINSPTGSGKTLAYALPIVQMLSTRAVKCLRALVVLPTRDLALQVKEVFSALAPAVGLSVGLAVGQSSISDEISELIKKPNVEYGICYDPEEFSYELQSAVDILVATPGRLMDHISNTDGFTLKHLCYLVVDETDRLLREAYQSWLPTVIQLTSFSIDGNFPSADDLLPCSYGSLKTIRRVGTERGFKGKAYPRLAKMVLSATLTQDPSKLAQLDLHHPLLLTTGERRYQLPEELKSFKVICQSKLKPLYLVSLLQSLQGEKSIVFTSSVESTHRLCTLLKFFDNLQIEFKEYSRLQRQSVRSKTLSAFRAGQVQVLISSDAMTRGMDVEGVRNVVNYDMPAYIKTFIHRAGRTARAGQSGCCFTLLRKDEVKRFKKLLQKADCDSCPTYSVSSEVIESFNSVYTSALEKLRENVESEKFQKSKIRLKSSNVRKK from the exons ATGGAGGAAGAAAAGGAAttgaagaaagagaagaaaaacatcCCTGTATTGCCATGGATGAGAAATCCAATTGATATTACTACCTTTGACCAATGCTCTCTCGATTTTGTGCCTTTTCTTGACCCCAG GTTAGTGGTGGCTTTGAAGAATATGAGCATCACTTCACTCTTTCCTGTGCAACTTGCTGTCTGGCAAGAGACAATTGGACCTGGCTCATTTGAACGAGACCTTTGTATAAATTCACCTACTGGGAGCGGAAAAACTCTTGCTTATGCGTTACCAATTGTTCAGATGTTGTCTACACGTGCTGTAAAATGTCTTCGTGCACTAGTGGTCTTGCCTACCAGAGACCTCGCTTTGCAG GTCAAAGAGGTTTTCTCTGCTCTTGCACCTGCAGTAGGTTTGTCCGTCGGCTTGGCAGTTGGTCAGTCATCAATTTCGGATGAAATTTCTGAGCTCATCAAGAAACCTAATGTTGAGTATGGCATATGTTATGATCCTGAAGAATTCTCATACGAGTTACAAAGTGCAGTAGACATATTAGTGGCAACACCTGGAAGACTGATGGACCACATCAGTAACACTGATGGTTTTACCCTTAAGCATCTATGCTATCTT GTTGTTGATGAAACAGATAGGTTATTAAGGGAAGCTTATCAGTCCTGGCTGCCTACTGTCATTCAGCTGACCAGCTTTTCTATTGATGGGAACTTCCCTTCTGCTGATGATCTTCTTCCTTGCAGTTATGGTTCATTGAAGACAATAAGGAGAGT GGGCACAGAAAGAGGGTTCAAGGGCAAAGCCTATCCAAGGCTTGCAAAGATGGTTTTATCAGCCACACTAACACAAGACCCAAGTAAACTTGCTCAGCTTGATTTACATCATCCTCTTCTTTTGACGACTGGAGAAAGACGTTACCAGCTGCCTGAAGAACTCAAATCATTTAAAGTG ATATGTCAATCGAAGCTTAAGCCACTTTATCTAGTTTCCCTTCTTCAAAGTCTGCAAGGGGAGAAATCAATTGTTTTCACATCATCTGTGGAGTCCACTCATAGATTATGCACCTTGCTTAAGTTTTTCGACAATTTGCAAATTGAGTTCAAGGAGTATTCTCGTCTTCAACGTCAATCTGTAAGAAG CAAGACGTTGAGCGCCTTCAGGGCAGGACAAGTGCAAGTGCTTATTTCCTCTGATGCTATGACTCGTGGAATGGATGTTGAAGGAGTTAGAAATGTCGTTAACTATGACATGCCTGCGTATATAAAAACATTTATTCATCGGGCGGGTCGAACTGCAAGAGCAGGCCAAAGTGGGTGTTGCTTTACTTTATTACGCAAAGACGAG GTTAAGCGGTTCAAGAAGCTGTTACAAAAAGCTGACTGTGACTCTTGCCCCACCTATTCTGTTTCTTCTGAAGTTATAGAGTCATTCAACTCTGTGTATACCTCAG CTTTGGAGAAACTTAGAGAGAATGTTGAATCGGAAAAGTTTCAGAAGAGCAAGATTAGATTGAAGTCTTCAAATGTCAGAAAGAAGTGA
- the LOC104089376 gene encoding probable serine/threonine-protein kinase PBL16 has product MTDVQMRDEEEKSGGFEMIRKKLEEWDILPYQYQIFNKEESPNWRHPLFTDRTANGMLAFFYEQCNYYQSFKFSLEPMIVDEVKLCSYSELQDITDFKAESLIQKTLSGRLFRGTIGEGSEKRPAIVKTWDFLLPWGDEHAQRLHKFCDEIELFTDERANTHPNLLKLYRYCYEMRLAAVYDEKFTRVLSDVLLADDFGWDDRIKVATQLADLLAWLHEKIVAVGSVIASCIMIDEEVNIKVFDFGHFSNHVSDDCKIPVKYLVGREAPEVWAGKRTMKSDVYIFGLLLLELISKKKFNFRKNPVSVKNSVVKEAKLCEKYLVHECFKEVDHPTALDITHLVFLCMNLEPEERPMMKDVLDVLRALSMGVRWEKRKRNENEAE; this is encoded by the exons ATGACTGACGTTCAGATGAGAGACGAGGAGGAGAAGAGCGGAGGGTTTGAGATGATCCGAAAGAAGTTGGAGGAATGGGACATTTTGCCTTACCAGTACCAAATTTTCAACAAGGAAGAGTCTCCCAACTGGCGCCACCCTTTGTTCACCGATCGTACCGCTAACGGAATGCTAGCCTTTTTCTACGAGCAATGCAACTACTATCAAAG CTTCAAGTTCTCACTTGAGCCCATGATAGTTGATGAGGTGAAGCTTTGCAGCTACTCTGAGTTGCAAGACATTACTGATTTCAAGGCTGAGAGCTTGATTCAGAAGACTCTTTCAGGAAGATTGTTTCGTGGCACCATTGGTGAAGGATCTGAAAAACGACCGGCGATTGTAAAGACATGGGATTTTCTCCTTCCTTGGGGGGATGAGCATGCCCAACGCCTACATAAATTTTGT GACGAGATCGAGTTATTCACAGATGAAAGAGCAAATACACATCCAAATTTGTTGAAGTTGTATAGGTACTGTTATGAGATGAGGCTTGCAGCTGTCTATGATGAAAAATTCACGAGAGTCTTGTCTGATGTGCTTCTGGCTG ATGACTTTGGATGGGATGACCGGATAAAAGTGGCAACTCAACTTGCCGATCTCTTGGCATGGTTGCATGAAAAGATAGTTGCTGTTGGCAGTGTTATTGCTTCATGCATTATGATAGATGAG gaagtaaatataaaagtattcGACTTTGGTCACTTTTCAAATCATGTGAGCGACGATTGTAAAATTCCTGTTAAATATCTTGTCGGCAGGGAAGCTCCAGAGGTTTGGGCAG GTAAGCGGACGATGAAATCTGATGTTTATATATTTGGTCTTCTACTTCTGGAGCTGATAAGCAAAAAGAAGTTCAATTTTCGCAAGAATCCTGTGAGTGTGAAAAATTCAGTTGTAAAGGAGGCTAAACTTTGTGaaaaatatttggttcatgaatGTTTCAAAGAAGTTGATCATCCAACTGCACTTGATATCACACATCTGGTATTCCTCTGCATGAATCTGGAACCAGAAGAAAGACCAATGATGAAGGATGTTTTAGATGTTTTGAGAGCACTGAGTATGGGAGTGAGGTGGGAGAAACGAAAAAGAAATGAAAACGAGGCAGAATAG